AACGCATTGCATTTCCGTCAGCCGCTGTCCCAAAGTGCGCGGCTGTTAGCTGTTCTTTGCACCTTCTTGGGCAACGGGAAAAGCCGTGAAAACCGGCTACAGTTGCGCTGCGGTAACGCATCAGTCCAGACCTCCGGCCTTGTGCTGCGAATGCACAGGGAAATCCAGTCGACCCGCCCGGGTCGGCGAAGGTGGAGGCGAGGCAGAGGCGCGCTGCGCGCGCGCAAGTGACAAGTGCCAAGTAACACAAGTAACAAGAGACACGAGGGAACGCCTTTCCGCGTTCCAGCTCCGTCCTCTTGCCACTTGATACTTGGCACTTGCCACTTGCGCGGCGACAGCCGCGCCCCGACACATGCGGAGTCCGAACATCCGACCCAAGACGCTCACGCGTCCGGCGCGAAATTTTTGCGCGCGCCGGCTCGCGAAAACTTCATCGCAAAAATGAAGCGTGAGAGCAGTCTACCGCATCGAACCCGACGCGCGTCTGCCGGACGGATATAAAAACAACCATCCCTCCGGATCGCGCCCATCGTCAACGAGGCCGGCCTGCTCTTGCCAAAACCCAAGAGAGACTGACCCATCCATGACACTGTCACACTCGCTGCCCCGCCACGCGGGACGGCTCTTTGCCATCGCGCTCGCCGGCTTCGCCGCGAACGCCCTCACTGCCATCGTGCCCGCGCAGGCACCCTCGCCCGCCGGCCCGTCCTCTGAAGAACTGGTCCGCCTCGACCGCTACGTCGTGTCGGCGGCCCGCACGCAACAAGACGTGAAAACCACGCCCAGCAGCGTGACCGTGATTTCACTGCGGGAAATGAACCGGGCGCAGATCACCGACTTGCGCGCGGCTCTGCAAACCGCCCCCGGCGTCAATGTCGTGGAAACCGGCGGCGCCCTCGGCAGCCAGACCAGCGTCAGCATCCGCGGCGCGAGCGCGGCGCACACGCTGTTCCTCATCGACGGCATCCGCATCAACTCCGAGGATCCCACCAATCGCTATGCCAACATACTCGGCGCCGGCGGCCTCGCCGGGCTGGATCGCGTGGAGGTTTTGCGCGGCGCGCAAAGCATCCTCTACGGCAGCTCGGCCATCGGCGGCGTGGTCTCGCTCGCGACCGTGCGCGGTGACGGCTCTCCCGTCGTCACACTGGGCGCGGACGGCGGCTCGTTTGGCACTATCGGTGGCGCGGCATCTGTCTCCGGCAGCGCGGATCTGCGTTCGCGCTCCGGCAGCTGGGGTCCGGCCCCGCTCCACTACAGCATGTCGCTCTCCGCGCTCTCCACCCAAAACGACCGCTCGCACAATGATTTCAAACAAATCTCCTTTGCCTCGCGTCTCGACTGCGACATCTCGTCCAAGCTCGCCGCCGGCGTCACTTACCGTGCCATGAACAACGACTACGACGAGCCCGGCACCCTGCACGATCCCTCCACCGCCGGCCACGCCGTCCAGCGTTTCGACCTCATCACTGTCTATGCCGACTGGCACCCGCTTGAAGCCTTTGCTTTCCGCCTTACTTACGGCTTTGTCGACAGCGACTACGATTGGGATGAGACAGCCTATCCCTCGACCATGACCGCCAGGCGCAACGTCATCGACTGGCAAAACACCTGGCAGGCGCTTGAGCAACTCCAACTGGTCGCCGGCCTCAACGCCGAATGGTCGCGCTACGACAACGCCAGCCTTATCCTCGATGATGACGTGCGCTCCGCTTACCTGAATGCCGTCGCGACTCCCGTCAAAAACCTCGCGCTCACCGCAGGCGTTCGCGTCGACGATTACAACACCTTCGATGCACACGTCACATGGCGCACCGGGCTTTCCTACCGCATCGAAAAAACCGCCACCACCCTGCGCGCCAATTATGGCACCGGCTACAACGCCCCCTCGCCCAATTACGTTCTCGGCGGCGGCTGGTATGAGCCGAGCCCCGGCCTCGAGCCCGAACAATCCAAGGGCTGGGATTTCGGCGTCGAACAGGACCTATGGGGGAACCGCATCACCCTCGGCGCCGCATGGTTCCGGAATGAATTTGAGAACAAGTTCGATGCCGCCTGGAACGTGAGCGGATACCGTTACCGCAATATTCCCGGTGCCACGGCGGAAGGCGTGGAGCTTTCGCTTGCCGCCCGCCCGCATCAAAAAGTCGGCGTCCGCGCCGCCTACACCTACTTGAATACACGCGACGACTCGGGCGCCCGCCTCATTCGCCAGCCGCGTCACGCCCTCGTCGGCGATGTCAATTTCCAAGCCACTCCCGCCTGGCTCATCGGCCTCGGGGCAACCTTGGTCGCCGACCGTCCTGACGACACATATTTCGATGCCTCCTTCACCCAGTATCGGCAGAAGATGCATGACTATGCCCTCGCGCGTCTCTATTCGGCCTATGAAGTCAAACCCGGTCTCACGCTGCGCGCCCGCGTCGAAAATCTCTTCGACAAAGAATATCAGACCGTCGCCGACTACCCTGGCTTGCCCATCGGCGTGTTTGCCGGCATCGAGTGGAAATTCTGATGTCCTGCAAAACCAACAGCGCGCGCCGCGCGCCGCCTCCCCGTCGGGACGACCTTCCCGCCGCCCGGTCAGCGGGATCTGGCGCGTATTTGTATCCTAAATACAAATACGCATGCGCGCTGTTGGTTTTTCTGCTCTTCGGCCTTTCAGCCCTTCAGTCCTTCGGCCCTCGCGCATTCGCGGCCCCGCCGCAAATGCGCGTCGTCTCCCAGACCGTCGGCAACGACGAACTGCTCCTCGCCGTCGCCTCGCCGTCGCAAATCGCCGCGCTCAGCCACCTCGCGACCGAGTCCGATTTTTCCGCCGTGGCCGCGCAGGCCGCCGCGTTTCCCAAACTCGACAAGAACGCCACCGCCGAGAGCATCCTCTCGTTTTCGCCCACGCTCGTCCTTTTCACCGACTACAGCCGCACCGAACTCGTCGAGCAAATCCACCGCGCCGGCGTGCGCAGTGTCATCATCAAAAACTATCGCACCCTCGACGACACCTACGGCAACCTTCGCCTCATCGCCGCCGAACTCGGCCCCGAGGCCGCCGGGCGGGCCGAGCGTCTCATCGCCGGGTGCGAAGCCCGCGTCGCCGCGCTCCGCGCCAAAATGGCCGGCGCCAAGCCCGTGCGCGTCATCGCCCCCTCGACCTACGGGGTGATTCCCGGCCGCGATACCACCTTTCAGGATCTCTGCGACCACGCCGCCGCCGAAAACCTCGCCGCCACGCTCGGCGGACTGCGCGGGCATGCGCCGCCGCCGTCCGAGAAAATGATCGCCTGGCCCGTGGACAAAGTCGTGCTCATCTCCGGGGCGCTCCAAAGCGGCGTCCGCCCGCTCGACGGCGAGGATCCCGTGCAGGCCGCGCTCGCCCCCTTCCTGAAGCTCCCGCCCTACCAGTTCATGCCCGCCGTCCGCGAACGCCGCGTGGCCTTGCTGGAGCCGTGGCAGATAAGCTGCGTCTCGCACCACCGCGTCGCCGCCTACGAACGGCTGGCCCGCGAGTTGCATCCCGAGCGCTTCGCCCATGCAGAATGAACAACAAACCCGCTTCATGCGCCGGGGAAACAACCCAAAATGATGCAGCCGCCCGCAAACCTCTTTCTCTTTCCTCTTTATCTTTCTTCTTTCTCTCGCCACGAAACACCGGACACCAAGGTCGGGGATGAACGCTAAAGAGGAAAGAGAAAGATAACGGAACAAGGAACACTCCGGACCATCACCGCCGCCATGCCCTCTCCTTCCGCCACCCGCTTCGCCCTTCCCGCCGCACTTCTGCTGCTGGTCGGGTTGATGTTTGTCTCGCTCGGCATAGGCGACATGAACCTCTCGCCCGCGCGCACCCTCGCCGGCGTGCTGCATCAGGACGAACTCGCCGCCATGGTGATCTGGAACATGCGGCTGCCCCGCCTCCTCGTCGCCATGCTCATCGGGGCGGCGCTCGCCTCCAGCGGCCTCGTCATGCAGGCGTATTTCCGCAACAGCCTCGCCAGTCCCGGGCTGCTCGGCGTGAGCGCGGGAGGCACGGCCGGCGCGGTTGTCGTCATCGGCGCGGGCATCACCGCGCATTCGCTCCTGTTTCTCCCCGTGGCGTCGATCGCCGGCGCGTTTGTCGCCACGGCCATGGTCATCGCGCTCGCGCGGCGCGGCGCGGGCACCGAGCGCCTTCTCCTCGCCGGCATCGCGCTCAATGCGATGCTCGGCGCCGTCTCCAGCTACGTGCTCTCCAACGCCACCCTCACCTACGAGCGCAACGCGCAGATTCTCTTCTGGCTGCTCGGCGGACTCGAGGACCGCACGTGGGAACACGTGAAAATGGCCATCCCCATCGTGGTCGCCGCCGCGCTGCTCTGGCCTCTCGGCCGCCAGATGGACTTGCTCAGCCTCGGCGCCGACGAAGCCCAGAGCCTCGGTGTCGACGTGCGGCGGTTGCGGCGCTGGCTGCTCGTGCTGTCCACCGTGCTCACCGCGCTCGCCACGGCGGTCGCCGGCTCGGTCGGCTTTGTCGGCCTCATCGTGCCGCATCTGCTGCGCCTGCTCGTCGGCCCGGAACACCGCCGCCTCGTGCCGCTTTCGCTCATCGGAGGCGCGGCCTTCGTCGTCGCCTGCGACCTCGTCGGCCGCGAGGCGGGCGGCCTTCGCATCGGCATCGTCACCTCGCTCGTCGGCGGCCCCTTCTTCCTCTGGCTCCTTCGCAAAAAAACATGAGCTCCGTGATTTTCGATTTTCGATTCCCGATTTTCGATTGGGGAACAATCGCCCCGATTGCGAAATCGCGCGGCAGCGCGCAATCGAAAATCGAAAATCAAAAATCGAAAATTTCATGACCAACGTGCTCGACATCATCAACGCCTCCGTGCCCGGCCGTCTCACCGATGTGAGCCTGCGCCTGGGCTCCGGCACGATGGCCGGACTGGTCGGCCCCAACGGCTCGGGCAAGTCCACCCTGCTTCAGGTCGCATCCGGACTGCTCCCCGCCAGCGGGGAGGTGCGCTGGGGCGGGCAGCAGCTCCCGCACATTCCCATCCTCGAACGCGGACGGCGCACCGCCTGGGTGCCGCAGGAGGCGCGCTTCGAGTTCGGCTTCACCGTCCGCTCCGTCGTCGCGCAGGGCCGCTACGCGCACGGCGACGACAACCAGGGGGTGGACGAGGCTCTCGCCCGCCTCGATCTCACCGCGCTTGCCGACCGCCCCGTCAATCATCTCTCCGGCGGCGAACGCCAGCGCGTCCTCCTCGCCCGCGCCATCGCCACCGGGGCTCCGCTCCAGCTCTGGGACGAACCGCTCGCCGCGCTCGACCCGCGCCACGCGCTCGAGATCCTCCTCCTCGGCAACAAGCACACCCGGGCGGGCGGCACGCTCCTTTTTTCCCTGCACGACCTCCGCATGGCCTACATCCTCGACATCGTCGTCGTCCTGCACAAAGGCCGCCTGCGCGCCGCCGGCGTCCCCTCCAAGGTCCTCACGCCCGACCTCCTCCTCGAAGTCTTCGGTGTCCGCTCCGAGATCACCCCCAGCCTCTCCTTCGCCCTGCCCTGACCTCGTCTTTCTCCTCCCTCTTTCTTCTTTCCTCTTTCTCTTTCTTCTTTCTCCCTCCGCCGCCGCTCCCCCGGAAAATTCAGCATCCACAATACAAATACATCAACAACGCCTTCCAGAATGAACGACCATCCGCAACCTTCCTCTCCTTCTCCCGCCCGCACCGACGCCGAGCACCGCGAGCACATGCAAACCGTCCAGGCGCAGGTCCGCGCCGCCGTGCAATCCGCCAAGGACAAGCGCGGCCTCGTCATGGTGCACACCGGCAACGGCAAAGGCAAAACCACTGCCGCCTTCGGCATGCTCGCCCGCATGCTCGCGCACAAACGCAAATGCGCCGTCATCCAGTTCATCAAGTCCGGCAAGGATGCCGTCGCCCGCCTGCTCGAAAGCCCCAATCTCCACTGGCACCACGCCGGCGGCGGCTTTACCTGGGACACCCAGAACCGCGACAGCGACATCGCCCTCTGCCGCGAAGGCTGGCGGCTTGCCCTGAGCTATTTCGCCGACCCGGAAATCAGCTTCATCCACCTCGACGAACTCAACGTCGTCCTCGACATCGGCTACCTCCCGAAAGACGAGGTCCTCGCCGCGCTCCGCGCCAAGCGCCCCGACCTCCACGTCGTCTGCACCGGCCGCAATGCCCCGCCCGAGCTCATCGAACTCGCCGACCTCGTCACCGAAATGCGCGAGATCAAGCACCCCTTCAACGCCGGCATCCAGGCCCAGCAGGGAATCGAGTTCTGACGAATGCGGAATGCGGATTTCGGAATGCGGAATAAGACACCGTATCGAAGCCTTTTTATCCTGTAGTCCGTCCTCCCTTATTCCGCATTCCGAAATCCGCATTCCACATTTTCATGCGCTCCCTCTCCATCCTCGGCACGTCCTCCAACGCCGGCAAAACCTGGGTCGCCACCGCCTTCTGCGCCTGGCTGCGCGCCCAGGGCGTGCGCGTCGCCCCCTTCAAGGCGCAGAACATGTCCAACAACGCCTGGGCCACGCTCGACGGCGGCGAGATGGCCCGCGCCCAGGCCGTCCAAGCCGAGGCCTGCGGCCTCATGCCGGACGCCGGGATGAACCCCATCCTCCTGAAACCCTCCGGCCCCGGCGGATCCCAACTCGTCCTTCTGGGCCGCGCCCAAGGCCACCAGGCCGCCGCCGAGTATTACCGCCACTTCGACCACCTCTGGGAAATCGTGAAGGCCGCGCTGGACGGCTGGCGCTCCCGCTGCGACGTCCTCGTGCAGGAAGGCGCGGGCAGTCCCGTCGAACTCAATCTCATGGGGCGCGACCTCGTCAACCTCCGCCCCATGCGCCACCTCGACGGACGCTTTCTCCTCGTGGGCGACATCGACCGCGGCGGCATCTACGCCCAGCTCGCCGGCACCTGGGCGCTCCTCCCGCCGGAGGACCGCCCCCGCTCGCTCGGCGCCATCGTCAACCGCTTCCGCGGCGACATTTCCCTGTTCCCCCATCCGCAGGAATGGCTCGCCCCGCACGCCCCCGGCCTCGACATCGCCGGCACGCTCCCCTTCCGTCCCGACCTCCAGCCCGAGGAGGAGGACGGGCTCGCCGCCACCGACGAGGACCGCGGCGCCGGCGCATCCATTTGCTGGATACGGCTTCCCCGCGCCGCCAACCTCACCGACTGCCAGCCGTGGTGGGGCGACGCCGGCATCCGCACGCGCTGGGTCTCCGCGCCCGAAGCCCTCGCCGGCGCGCGCGCCATCGTCATCCCCGGCTCCAAAAACACCCTCGCGGACCTGCGCTGGCTTCGCGCATGCGGCCTCGCCGGCGCCATCGTCGCCGCGGCGAAACGCGGCGTCCCGGTCGTCGGCATTTGCGGCGGTTTCCAGATCCTCGGCGCGCGCCTCGTCGACCCGGAAGGCGTGGCGGGTGACGCGGGCGACGAGTCCGGCCTCGGCCTTCTGCCGCACCGGACCGTTTTCCAACGCGAAAAGACCGTCCGCCAAGTCACCGCCCGCTGCGGTGACCGCCGCTGGACCGCCTATGAAATCCACATGGGCCGCAGCGAACCGACCGCGCCCTGCCCCGCCCTTCACCTCATCGAGGACGCACAGGGTTCCCGTCCCGAGGGACTCCGCTCGGGCAATGTCATCGGCACCTATCTGCACGGCTGGTTCGAGGTCCCTGAGACCCGCCGTCTCCTCGCCGCCGCCGCCAATATCGCGGAGCACATGCCGCATCTCGTCCCCTGGGCCGAGCAACGCCAGCAAATCTACCGCCAGATGGCCGCGCATCTGGAATCCCACCTGAACCTTGCATCCATCAAACGCTACCTCGACCTATGACACCCCTCTTTCCTCTTTATTCTTTCTCTTTCCTCTTTCTCCTTCCCGCAAGGAATGGCGTGAGTGACGGGAGAAAGAGGAAAGAGAAAGAATAAAGAGGAAAGAAAAACATCAGCCCTTCCCGCCCATCCTCCTGTCCCTCTCTCCAGCGCATTCTCATGATTTACGGCCACGGCGACGACGCCCATTCCCAGACCCACCACATCCGCGACGATTTCAGCTCCAATATCCGGCCGGACGGACCGCCGGTCGAACTCATCGACCATCTCCGCGCGCGCCTGTCCGCCGTTGCCCGCTATCCCGAGCCCGCCGCCGACACCGTGCGCCGCCAACTCGCCGCCACCCATCAGGTTTCCGCCGCGCAAGTCCTCGTCACCGCCGGGGCCACCGCCGCCATCTATCTCGTCGCGCAAGCCCACCGCGCCCGCGCCTCGCTCATCGTCACGCCCACCTTTTCCGAATACGAGGACGCCTGTCGCCTTCACGACCACAAGCTCGCCTTCTCCGCCCGCGCCCGCTTTTTTGCCGATCCCGGCAGCCACCTCGACACCGCGCCGCGCCCCGACCTTCTCTGGCTCTGCAATCCCAACAACCCCACCGGCGAGGCCGCGTCCCGCGACGAACTCCTCGCCCTCATCGACGCGCACCCCCGCACGCTTTTCGTCATCGACCAGTCCTACGCCGATTTCTGCTTGGTCGCCCCCATCCTGCCCGCCGACACCGCCGTCCGCGAAAACCTCATCCTCATCCGCTCCCTCACCAAAACCCTCGGCATCCCCGGCCTGCGCATCGGCCACGTCTTCGCCTCCGCGTCCAACATTGCCGCGCTTGCCCGCCACCTCCAGCCCTGGGCCGTCAACACCCTCGCGCTCGAAGCCGCCGCCTACTACCTCGCACACCGCGCACGCCTCGCGCCCCCGCTCGAAACCTGGCTTGCGCACACCCGCGCCTTCTCCCGCGCCGTCGCGGGCCTCGAAGGATTCACGCCGCATCCCACCGCGACCACCTTCTTCCTCGTCGAGCTGGCCCGCGGCACCTCGGCCGCGCTCAAGCAATATCTCGTGGAGAAACACGGCATCCTCATCCGCGACGCCGCCAACTTCCGCGGCCTGACCTCCCGCCACATCCGCGTCTCCCCTCAATCCCCGTGGCAAAACCACCGCCTCGCACAGTCCCTCCAAACCTGGCGCGGCTGATCATGGGCATGAAAACGCCGGCCGGATGCCTCGATTAAATGCTCCTTTCCGCCCTCCAGTCCTTCAGCCTTTCCGCCCTGCTCCTGGGCGTCGCCCTCGACCTCGCGCTCGGCGATCCCCGCTGGCTCCCTCATCCAATCGTTGGATACGGCCGCGCCATCGCCTGGGGCGAGCGCAAGCTCAACCACGGCTCGTCCCGCGCCCGTTTTTTCAAAGGCGCCGCGCTCACCCTGTTCCTCGTCGCCGTCACTTACACCGTCTGGCTCGCCGCCCTCGCCCTCGCCGCCCGCGCGCACACCGCCGCCGCCGTCGCGCTTGCCGCCTTTGGCGTCTTCACCGCCTTGGCCCACCGCACCCTCATCGCCGAATGCCGCGCCGTCTTTCGCGCGCTCGGCGACGGGACGCGCGATCACGATCCCGGCACCCTTGACGCCGCCAGACGACAGCTCGCCCGCATCGTCGGACGCGACACCGCGCGCCTCGACGCCCGGCAAATCCGCACCGCCGCCCTGGAAACCCTCGCCGAAAATCTCTCCGACGGCGTCGTCGCCCCGCTTTTCTGGTATGCCCTTGGCGGCGTCCCCGCCATGATGGCCTGCAAAATGGTCAACACCCTCGACTCCATGATCGGCCATCACGATGACCGCCATGAGTTCTTCGGCAAAACCGCCGCCCGCCTCGATGACGCTGTCAACTACCTTCCCGCCCGCCTTACCGCGCTCCTTCTCGCCCTCGCCGCGCGCAGCCCCCGCGCCCTCCGCTTCGTCGCCCGTTACGGCCGCGCCCATGCCAGTCCCAATGCCGGCTACCCCGAGGCGGCCCTCGCCGGCGCCCTCGATCTTCGTTTCGGCGGGCCGAATTATTACGACGGAGAACTCGTGGAAAAACCCTTCATCGGCCGGAATCCCCGCGCCGTCCGCCCCGCCGAAATCGACACCGCCGCCCGCCACGCGCACGTCACCCTCGCCCTCATGGTCCTCCTGACCGCCGCCGCCCGCCTCCTGCTCCCTCTGCCGTTCTGTTGAAACGCCCCCTCGCGATGCATATCCATTTTCTTGATACTTGCCACTGATAACTTGTCACTTTTCCCCGTCATGTCCTCCCTCGTTTTTCTCACTGGCCCCGTGCGCAGCGGCAAAAGCCGTCGCGCCGTCGAACTCGCCACCGCCTGGGGCCCCGGCACCGTTTTCATCGCCACCTGCCGTCCTCCCGTCGCCGGACCGGACGGCGCGCCCTCCGATCCCGAGCTGGCCGAACGCATCCGCCGCCACCGGGCCGAGCGTCCCGCAGCTTGGCGCGTGCTCGAGGCTCCCCGGGACCTGCCCGCCGCCCTCGACGCGCTCCAACCGCCGCCCGCCGGCGTTCTGCTCGACTGCCTCACGCTCTGGGTTTCCGACCGCCTCGACCTCTCCGACGACGCCCTCATCGCGGAATGGGACAGGCTCCTCGCCTATCTCCGCGCCGCCCCCTGCCCGTCGGTCATCGTCAGCAATGAAATCGGCTGGTCGCCCGTCCCCGGGCATCCCGTCCTCCGCCGCTTCCGCGATCTCGTCGGCATCCTCGCCCAGCGCACCGCCGCCGCCGCCACCGAAGCCCACCTCTGCGTCGCCGGCCAAACGCTCCGCCTGAAATAACCCTCCGCCAACTCTTCTTTCCTCTTTATTCTTTCTCTTTCCTCCCAAACGCCATCACAATCAGTATCCACAATCTTGATACTTGCCACTTGCTACTTGTCACTTTTCCTCCATCATGTCCTACAAAATCCCGACCATCCCGTCCCTCGCCCATCATCTCGAGGCCGACCTCCGCGCGGCCATCGACAATAAAACCAAGCCCCCCGGCTCGCTCGGCCAGCTCGAAACCCTCGCGCTCCGCCTCGGCCTCATGCAGGACACCCTCGCGCCCGCGCTCCGGCGACCCGCCTCGCTCGTCTTCGCCGGCGACCACGGGCTCGCCGATGAAGGAGTCAGCCCCTTTCCCAAGGCCGTCACCGTCCAGATGGTGCTCAACTTCCTTGCCGGCGGCGCCGCCATCAACGTCTTCGCCCGCCAGCACGGCCTCGACCTTCGTGTGATCGACGCCGCCGTCGCCGGCCCCCTTCCCGCGCACCCGCAGCTCCTCGACCGCAAGATCATGCCGTCCGGCACGCGCAACGCCCTCCACGGCCCGGCCATGACACCGGACGAAGTCGCGCGCTGCCTCGCCGCCGGGGACCAGCTCGCCGCCGATCTCGCCGCCGGGGGATGCAATGCCGTCATTTTCGGCGAGATGGGCATCGGCAACACCTCCGCCGCCTCGCTCCTCATGACCGCGCTCACCGGCATGCCCATCGAAACGACGACCGGGCGCGGCTCCGGCCACGACCCCGCCGGACTCGCCCGCAAACGCGACATCCTCGCCCGCGTCCTCGCCCGCCATCCCGGCGCGACCACGCCTCTCGCGGCCCTCGCCGCCTTTGGCGGAGCCGAAATGGCCATGATGACCGGCGCGATGCTCGGGGCCGCCGCGCGCCGCATGGTCGTCCTCAACGACGGCTTTATCGTCACGGCCTCGCTCCTTGTCGCCGCGCGCCTCAATCCCGCCGTCCTCGACTACACGGTCTTTTCCCACACGTCCGCCGAAGGCGCGCATGACGCGCTGGTGAAGCACCTGGGCGGACAGCCGCTCCTCGCCCTCGACCTTCGGCTCGGCGAAGGCACCGGCGCGGCGCTGGCCTGGCCGCTCCTGCTATCGGCGACCCGGTTCCTCCAGGAAATGGCCACCTTCGAAACCGCCAGCGTGAACAAAATCCACACCTGATGACCGGGCAAACCCTTCGTGACCGGCAGGATGCGTCAATGCGCAGCGCAGGTATCCTGCCTGCCGTTGGCATCTTGTCGCGCGAAGCGCTCACTTATTTCTTGGAAAAGTGCCAGCGATGCCTCGCGTCATTCGCCCACCCCACTTCAGCTCACACCCACGCATCCTCCGCAAATTCGTGCTTGCCCCGGGGTGCGCAAAGCAGGATGTTTCGCCCCTTGCGGCAATCACTCAGGTCAAGCCGGCGCGCCGCATTGCTCCCGCCGGTTTTTAGTCAAAACAACCTTCAACCAACGGCCGAAAGGCCTCCTGCGAAGGTCCGGCGCTCCGGGGCAAGGCGGCGGTGCCCTCGCATTCGTCACATGAGTTCAGTAATGCAAGAACTGCTCGCGCAGTCCTCCTTCGACAAGCTCAAGGAAGGGCAAATCGTCCCGGGCACCATCACCGAAATCCGCCAGAACGAAGTCGTCGTCGACATCGGCGGCAAATCCGAAGGCATCATCCCCGCGGGCGAGTTCATCGATCTCGGCGAGCTCCAGATCGGCTCCCAAATCGACGTTTTCCTCGAAAAACTCGAAGACAAGAACGGCAACCCCGTCCTCTCCTTCGACAAGGCCGAGCAGAAGAAAAACTGGGACAACATCCTCACCAAATTCCCCGAAGGCTCCGTTGCCGCCGGACGCGTCCGCGCCAAGGTCAAGGGCGGCCTCATCGTCTCCATCGGCGTCGATTCCTTCCTGCCCGCCTCGCACATCGACGTGCAGCCCCCGAAGAACCTCGACCAATACGTGGGCCAGACCTACGACTTCAAGGTCATCAAGATCAACCTCGACCGCAAAAACATCGTCCTCTCGCGCCGCGAACTCATCGAGGAACAACGCACCGCCAAGCGCCGCGCCCTCCTCGAATCCATCGAGCCCGGCCAGATCCGCAAGGGCGTCGTGAAGAACATCACCGACTTCGGCGCCTTCATCGACCTCGACGGCATGGACGGCCTGCTCCACATCACCGACATGAGCTGGGGCCGCATCACCCACCCGAGCGAAATGCTCAAGCAGGGCGAGGAAATCGACGTCATGATCATCGAGGTCAACCGCGAGAAGGAACGCGTTTCCCTCGGCCTCAAGCAGACCACGAAAAACCCGTGGGATGACATCGAGCACAAATTCCCCGTCGGCGCGAAAGTGCACGGCAAGGTCGTCAACCTCGTCCCCTACGGCGCGTTCATCGAGATCGAGCCCGGCGTCGAGGGCCTCGTCCACATCACCGAGATGTCCTGGACCAAGCGCATCACCAAGCCCTCCGAAATGCTCAAGGTCGGCCAGGAACTCGACGCGGTGGTGCTCGGCATCCAGAAGGAGGAGCAGAAAATCTCCCTCGGCCTCCGCCAGCTCGAATCCAACCCGTGGGACATGGTCCGCCACAACTACCCGATCGGCGCCCGCGTCCGCGGCAAGGTGCGCAACATGACCACCTACGGCGCCTTCATCGAGCTCGAGGAAGGCATCGACGGCATGGTGCACGTCTCCGACATGAGCTGGACCCGCAAGGTCAACCACCCCTCCGAAGTCCTCAAGAAGGGCGACGAGGTGGACGCGACCGTGCTCGACGTGGACTCCAGCCAGCAGCGCATCAGCCTCGGCATGAAGCAGCTCACCACCGATCCCTGGGCCGACATCGACGCGCACTTCAAGATCGGCGACGTCGTCACCGGCACCGTCTCGAAGATCACCTCCTTCGGCGCCTTCGTGGAGCTCAAGGACGGCATCGACGGCCTCGTGCACATCTCGCAGATCAGCGAGGAGCGCATCGAAAAGATCAAGGACGTGCTCAAGCCCGGCCAGGAAGTCACCGCCCGCGTCATCAAGATCGACCGCGACGAGCGCCGCCTCGGCCTCTCGATCAAGGCCGCCCACTACAGCG
This genomic stretch from Termitidicoccus mucosus harbors:
- the cobT gene encoding nicotinate-nucleotide--dimethylbenzimidazole phosphoribosyltransferase, whose product is MSYKIPTIPSLAHHLEADLRAAIDNKTKPPGSLGQLETLALRLGLMQDTLAPALRRPASLVFAGDHGLADEGVSPFPKAVTVQMVLNFLAGGAAINVFARQHGLDLRVIDAAVAGPLPAHPQLLDRKIMPSGTRNALHGPAMTPDEVARCLAAGDQLAADLAAGGCNAVIFGEMGIGNTSAASLLMTALTGMPIETTTGRGSGHDPAGLARKRDILARVLARHPGATTPLAALAAFGGAEMAMMTGAMLGAAARRMVVLNDGFIVTASLLVAARLNPAVLDYTVFSHTSAEGAHDALVKHLGGQPLLALDLRLGEGTGAALAWPLLLSATRFLQEMATFETASVNKIHT
- the cbiB gene encoding adenosylcobinamide-phosphate synthase CbiB; translated protein: MLLSALQSFSLSALLLGVALDLALGDPRWLPHPIVGYGRAIAWGERKLNHGSSRARFFKGAALTLFLVAVTYTVWLAALALAARAHTAAAVALAAFGVFTALAHRTLIAECRAVFRALGDGTRDHDPGTLDAARRQLARIVGRDTARLDARQIRTAALETLAENLSDGVVAPLFWYALGGVPAMMACKMVNTLDSMIGHHDDRHEFFGKTAARLDDAVNYLPARLTALLLALAARSPRALRFVARYGRAHASPNAGYPEAALAGALDLRFGGPNYYDGELVEKPFIGRNPRAVRPAEIDTAARHAHVTLALMVLLTAAARLLLPLPFC
- a CDS encoding cobyric acid synthase codes for the protein MRSLSILGTSSNAGKTWVATAFCAWLRAQGVRVAPFKAQNMSNNAWATLDGGEMARAQAVQAEACGLMPDAGMNPILLKPSGPGGSQLVLLGRAQGHQAAAEYYRHFDHLWEIVKAALDGWRSRCDVLVQEGAGSPVELNLMGRDLVNLRPMRHLDGRFLLVGDIDRGGIYAQLAGTWALLPPEDRPRSLGAIVNRFRGDISLFPHPQEWLAPHAPGLDIAGTLPFRPDLQPEEEDGLAATDEDRGAGASICWIRLPRAANLTDCQPWWGDAGIRTRWVSAPEALAGARAIVIPGSKNTLADLRWLRACGLAGAIVAAAKRGVPVVGICGGFQILGARLVDPEGVAGDAGDESGLGLLPHRTVFQREKTVRQVTARCGDRRWTAYEIHMGRSEPTAPCPALHLIEDAQGSRPEGLRSGNVIGTYLHGWFEVPETRRLLAAAANIAEHMPHLVPWAEQRQQIYRQMAAHLESHLNLASIKRYLDL
- a CDS encoding bifunctional adenosylcobinamide kinase/adenosylcobinamide-phosphate guanylyltransferase produces the protein MSSLVFLTGPVRSGKSRRAVELATAWGPGTVFIATCRPPVAGPDGAPSDPELAERIRRHRAERPAAWRVLEAPRDLPAALDALQPPPAGVLLDCLTLWVSDRLDLSDDALIAEWDRLLAYLRAAPCPSVIVSNEIGWSPVPGHPVLRRFRDLVGILAQRTAAAATEAHLCVAGQTLRLK
- a CDS encoding pyridoxal phosphate-dependent aminotransferase, with the translated sequence MIYGHGDDAHSQTHHIRDDFSSNIRPDGPPVELIDHLRARLSAVARYPEPAADTVRRQLAATHQVSAAQVLVTAGATAAIYLVAQAHRARASLIVTPTFSEYEDACRLHDHKLAFSARARFFADPGSHLDTAPRPDLLWLCNPNNPTGEAASRDELLALIDAHPRTLFVIDQSYADFCLVAPILPADTAVRENLILIRSLTKTLGIPGLRIGHVFASASNIAALARHLQPWAVNTLALEAAAYYLAHRARLAPPLETWLAHTRAFSRAVAGLEGFTPHPTATTFFLVELARGTSAALKQYLVEKHGILIRDAANFRGLTSRHIRVSPQSPWQNHRLAQSLQTWRG